One Sphingomonas limnosediminicola DNA segment encodes these proteins:
- a CDS encoding M13 family metallopeptidase yields MKTAALLAITTALTASASIAQTPAATPVYPPFGLDLTAPDRTTRPGNDFFQFANGSYLNRIQIPADRPIASRRFDMTDRTDQQLKTLLEEASKGVAEQPANVRGKVGPFYASFMDQPTIERIGATAIAPELNAIRGARDLPALATLMGQSVAGFYPSPFGMGVDIDLKKPEIYAIYLGQGGLGLPDRDYYLKPDFAAQREAYRAYAERLLTELQWPDPAVASRNIVALETAIADASWTKVQQRDITVQYNPVTKAQLQALAPQFPWTNFLNGATVGGSDRFIATTNTAFPKITAAIAAAPLDTVKAWMAFRTADAAAPYLSTAFDQAHSDFREKSLLGQTGQPPRRKRGKLAVAGGDCGADPASCFGTLNWATGQLYSERYFPASTKAAIEGLVTNLKAAFRNRLEALDWMSPETKTEALQKLDTYTIKVGYPDKWRDYSNVVIRRDDLVGNVRRAAAADWAFYVNRSGGPVDKTDWLMTPQTNDAYNGSLRDIVFPAGILQAPMFDPNADPAINYGAVGGVIGHELTHGFDDQGRSIDAAGALRDWWTPKDADEFKRRAAILGAQYAKFEPVPGVHINPGLTMGENIADLGGLTMALDAYHASLKGKPAPVLGGLTGDQRVFFGWAQAWAGKATPQEIKRLTTSDPHSFRKYRVNGVVPNIDAWYDAFGVEPGDALYIEPAKRARIW; encoded by the coding sequence ATGAAGACTGCCGCGCTGCTTGCCATTACGACTGCCCTCACCGCGAGCGCATCCATCGCGCAAACGCCGGCCGCGACGCCGGTCTATCCGCCATTCGGACTCGATCTGACGGCACCCGATCGCACGACTCGCCCGGGCAATGATTTCTTCCAATTCGCCAATGGCAGCTACCTCAACCGGATCCAGATCCCCGCCGATCGCCCGATCGCCTCGCGCCGGTTCGACATGACGGACCGCACCGACCAGCAGTTGAAGACGCTTCTCGAAGAAGCTTCGAAGGGGGTCGCTGAACAACCGGCCAACGTGCGCGGCAAGGTCGGCCCTTTCTATGCCTCTTTCATGGACCAGCCGACGATCGAGCGTATCGGTGCAACAGCCATCGCACCGGAGCTAAACGCGATCCGTGGCGCGCGCGACCTCCCTGCCCTCGCCACCTTGATGGGCCAGAGCGTTGCCGGCTTCTACCCGTCGCCCTTCGGCATGGGCGTCGACATCGATCTGAAGAAACCGGAAATTTACGCCATCTATCTGGGACAGGGCGGGCTCGGCCTCCCTGACCGCGATTACTATCTTAAGCCGGACTTTGCTGCTCAACGCGAAGCCTATCGCGCTTATGCCGAGCGGCTACTGACCGAGCTCCAATGGCCGGACCCGGCCGTCGCTTCGCGCAATATCGTCGCCCTGGAAACCGCGATCGCGGACGCGAGCTGGACCAAGGTGCAGCAGCGCGACATCACGGTTCAGTACAATCCGGTGACCAAGGCGCAGCTTCAGGCGCTGGCGCCGCAATTCCCGTGGACGAACTTCCTGAATGGCGCGACGGTTGGCGGCAGCGACCGCTTCATCGCCACGACGAATACGGCGTTTCCGAAGATTACAGCTGCAATCGCCGCCGCGCCGCTGGACACCGTCAAGGCCTGGATGGCGTTCCGCACTGCGGATGCCGCCGCGCCCTATTTGTCCACCGCTTTCGATCAGGCGCATTCCGACTTCCGCGAAAAATCGCTCCTGGGCCAGACCGGGCAGCCGCCGCGTCGGAAGCGCGGCAAGCTCGCCGTGGCCGGCGGAGACTGCGGCGCGGACCCGGCCAGCTGCTTCGGCACGCTGAACTGGGCTACCGGGCAGCTCTACTCGGAACGCTATTTCCCCGCCTCGACCAAGGCCGCGATCGAAGGCCTTGTCACCAACCTCAAGGCCGCCTTCCGCAATCGCCTCGAGGCACTGGACTGGATGAGCCCCGAGACCAAAACGGAAGCGCTGCAGAAACTCGACACTTACACGATCAAGGTCGGCTATCCCGACAAATGGCGCGACTATTCGAACGTCGTCATCCGCCGCGACGACCTCGTGGGCAACGTGCGCCGGGCAGCAGCCGCCGATTGGGCTTTCTACGTAAACCGCAGCGGCGGGCCGGTCGACAAGACCGACTGGTTGATGACCCCGCAAACCAACGACGCCTACAACGGTAGCCTGCGCGACATCGTCTTCCCGGCCGGCATCCTGCAAGCGCCGATGTTCGACCCCAATGCGGATCCGGCCATCAACTATGGCGCTGTCGGCGGCGTCATCGGCCACGAGTTGACGCACGGCTTCGACGACCAAGGCCGGTCGATCGACGCGGCTGGCGCACTCCGCGACTGGTGGACGCCGAAGGACGCGGACGAGTTCAAGCGTCGCGCGGCCATCCTTGGCGCCCAATATGCGAAGTTCGAACCCGTGCCCGGCGTCCACATCAACCCCGGCCTGACGATGGGGGAGAATATCGCCGACCTTGGCGGCCTGACGATGGCGCTCGATGCCTATCACGCTTCGCTCAAGGGCAAGCCGGCGCCCGTCCTCGGCGGGCTGACCGGCGATCAGCGCGTCTTCTTCGGCTGGGCGCAGGCCTGGGCTGGGAAAGCGACACCGCAGGAGATCAAGCGCCTGACCACCAGCGACCCGCACAGCTTCCGCAAGTATCGGGTCAACGGGGTCGTGCCTAACATCGACGCCTGGTACGACGCATTTGGCGTCGAGCCGGGCGACGCGCTCTATATCGAGCCAGCAAAGCGCGCCCGAATCTGGTAA
- a CDS encoding DOPA 4,5-dioxygenase family protein, whose product MSEPSIRDFHAHIYYDPDQVDVAKQLAAAAQASFPIAVGHFHLRPVGPHPRGSVQLTVPRDLFGDVAQFLALNRGDLTIFAHAETGDDLADHTRHVIWFGPTEKLDLSIFN is encoded by the coding sequence ATGAGCGAACCGTCGATCCGCGATTTCCACGCGCACATCTATTACGATCCCGATCAGGTCGACGTGGCTAAGCAGCTCGCCGCCGCAGCGCAGGCGAGCTTTCCAATCGCCGTCGGGCACTTTCATCTTCGCCCTGTCGGGCCGCATCCTCGTGGCAGCGTTCAGCTGACCGTGCCGCGGGATTTGTTCGGCGACGTCGCACAGTTTCTCGCACTCAACCGTGGCGACCTGACAATCTTTGCGCATGCGGAAACAGGCGACGATCTCGCCGACCATACGCGGCACGTGATCTGGTTCGGCCCGACCGAGAAGCTCGACCTTTCGATCTTCAACTAG
- a CDS encoding branched-chain amino acid aminotransferase produces MAAPEQGNFDDRDGLIWLDGKMVDWRDAKVHVLTHALHYASSVFEGQRAYNKRIFKLNEHSERLRNSASLLGFELPWSVEEINAACIEVLEASGFTDAYMRPVAWRGSESMGVAPGKTRPHLAIAAWEWGKYYDPRLSENGIRLDIAPWRRPAPYTAPTASKASGLYMICTLSKQHAEARGFNDALMFDWRGRVAEATGANAFFVRDNVLHTPTPDCFLDGITRRTVIDLAQRRGIEVQERPIWPEELESFEQMFLTGTAVEITPVQSAGPWNFEVGDITRQLSKDYDDLVNGRIPND; encoded by the coding sequence ATGGCTGCTCCAGAGCAAGGTAATTTCGACGACCGCGACGGTCTGATTTGGCTAGATGGGAAAATGGTCGATTGGCGCGACGCCAAGGTCCATGTCCTCACCCACGCCCTCCATTACGCCAGCAGCGTGTTCGAGGGTCAGCGGGCTTACAACAAGCGCATCTTCAAGCTTAACGAGCACAGCGAGCGGCTGCGCAACAGCGCCAGCTTGCTCGGCTTCGAGCTCCCGTGGAGCGTCGAGGAGATCAACGCCGCCTGCATCGAGGTCCTGGAGGCGAGTGGCTTCACCGACGCTTACATGCGCCCGGTTGCCTGGCGCGGATCGGAATCGATGGGCGTCGCGCCGGGAAAGACGCGGCCGCACCTCGCCATCGCGGCGTGGGAGTGGGGCAAATATTACGACCCTCGCCTTTCCGAGAATGGCATCAGGCTTGACATCGCGCCGTGGCGGCGGCCGGCTCCCTATACGGCGCCGACGGCCTCGAAGGCGTCCGGCCTCTACATGATCTGCACGCTGTCGAAACAGCATGCGGAAGCACGCGGTTTCAATGACGCGCTGATGTTCGACTGGCGTGGACGCGTGGCCGAAGCGACCGGCGCCAATGCCTTCTTCGTCCGCGATAATGTCCTTCATACCCCGACGCCCGACTGCTTCCTCGATGGGATTACCCGACGGACGGTCATCGATCTGGCCCAGCGCCGCGGCATCGAGGTCCAGGAACGTCCGATCTGGCCGGAGGAACTAGAGAGTTTCGAGCAGATGTTCCTGACCGGCACCGCAGTGGAGATTACGCCCGTACAGTCGGCGGGTCCGTGGAACTTCGAGGTCGGCGACATCACGCGGCAGTTGTCGAAGGATTACGACGACCTGGTGAACGGGCGCATTCCAAACGATTGA
- a CDS encoding pyrroline-5-carboxylate reductase, producing the protein MTDAPRLPVPTWFVGCGNMGGAIVEGWRGAGYDLSNTVVIRPSGMPVTGVRTVSSIVEAGAPPRLVVLAFKPQKLDEIAPELRKYLSAKTTVISILAGVEASSLRERFPGVGAIVRAMPNLPVAIRRGVVALYSQDADEPTRIEISQLFAPLGYAPWIPDESKFAAVGSVAGAGPAYVARFIGALAKAGETRGLSSEFSSTIALETVLGTAWLAAAKTEGMDSIAKRVASPNGTTEAGLKILDHDDVLNQLLVLTIDAAARRGAELAEEAKSPSLAETPRLS; encoded by the coding sequence ATGACTGACGCTCCAAGGCTGCCGGTGCCGACTTGGTTTGTCGGTTGCGGGAATATGGGTGGCGCAATCGTCGAGGGCTGGCGAGGCGCCGGCTACGACCTTTCGAACACCGTCGTTATTCGCCCGAGCGGCATGCCTGTCACAGGTGTCCGCACGGTTTCGAGCATCGTCGAGGCCGGAGCGCCGCCACGCCTGGTCGTGCTCGCGTTCAAGCCGCAGAAGCTCGACGAGATCGCGCCGGAACTGCGCAAATATCTGAGCGCAAAGACGACGGTGATCTCCATCCTTGCGGGCGTTGAGGCGTCGAGTCTGCGCGAGCGTTTTCCGGGCGTCGGAGCAATCGTCCGGGCGATGCCGAACTTGCCAGTCGCTATTCGGCGCGGCGTCGTCGCGCTCTACAGCCAGGATGCGGACGAGCCGACGCGGATCGAGATTTCGCAGCTGTTTGCGCCGCTCGGCTACGCGCCGTGGATTCCGGACGAAAGCAAGTTCGCTGCCGTCGGTTCGGTTGCGGGCGCTGGTCCTGCTTATGTTGCGCGCTTCATTGGCGCGCTTGCGAAGGCGGGCGAGACGCGCGGCCTGAGTAGCGAGTTTTCATCGACGATTGCGCTCGAGACGGTCTTAGGCACGGCTTGGCTAGCGGCGGCGAAGACCGAGGGTATGGACTCCATCGCCAAGCGCGTCGCCAGCCCGAACGGCACGACCGAGGCGGGCCTCAAGATCCTTGATCACGACGACGTGCTCAACCAGCTGCTGGTACTGACGATCGACGCTGCTGCGCGCCGTGGAGCAGAGCTGGCCGAAGAGGCAAAATCCCCCTCGCTTGCTGAAACGCCGCGCCTGTCCTAG
- a CDS encoding YbjN domain-containing protein, with product MSEEEIQDERDDGAPIEVLEQYFEARGWACERTGDGEIVASATGSWAQYELRGVWRPEDQVLQFLAFPDIKVSVEKRGAIYEALSLINEQLWLGHFEMWSGSGLVLFRHSTILDTRSDEGLSLEQAEAIAEAAVEECERFYPVFQFVLWGGKSPGEAISAALIDTHGEA from the coding sequence CTGAGCGAGGAAGAAATCCAGGACGAGCGCGACGACGGCGCGCCGATCGAGGTTCTCGAGCAATATTTCGAGGCCCGCGGCTGGGCTTGCGAGCGCACCGGCGACGGCGAGATCGTCGCCTCGGCGACGGGTAGCTGGGCGCAATATGAGTTGCGCGGTGTCTGGCGACCCGAGGACCAAGTCCTGCAATTCCTCGCTTTTCCCGACATCAAAGTGTCCGTTGAGAAGCGCGGCGCGATCTATGAGGCGCTGAGCCTGATCAACGAACAGCTTTGGCTCGGCCATTTCGAGATGTGGTCGGGTTCAGGCCTCGTATTGTTCCGCCATTCGACGATCCTGGACACGCGGTCGGACGAAGGGCTGTCGCTGGAGCAGGCAGAAGCTATCGCAGAAGCTGCGGTCGAGGAGTGCGAGCGCTTCTATCCCGTTTTCCAATTCGTGCTGTGGGGCGGCAAATCGCCAGGCGAAGCCATCTCCGCAGCACTCATCGACACGCACGGGGAAGCATGA
- a CDS encoding accessory factor UbiK family protein has product MQSENKMFDDLVKMVNGFAGTMAGMGREAESGAREKFREWVGGQDFVGRDEFEAVKAMAAAARDENEALKARIAALEAKVSGVATGATGAKRGGVKKAAAGA; this is encoded by the coding sequence ATGCAGTCCGAGAACAAAATGTTCGACGACTTGGTGAAGATGGTGAACGGCTTTGCAGGCACGATGGCCGGCATGGGCCGCGAAGCCGAATCCGGAGCGCGCGAGAAGTTCCGCGAATGGGTCGGTGGCCAGGATTTCGTCGGCCGCGACGAGTTCGAGGCCGTGAAGGCCATGGCCGCTGCCGCCCGCGATGAGAATGAAGCGCTGAAGGCGCGGATCGCAGCGCTCGAAGCCAAGGTCAGTGGCGTTGCGACAGGTGCCACAGGCGCCAAGCGTGGCGGCGTCAAGAAGGCAGCGGCGGGGGCGTGA
- a CDS encoding TspO/MBR family protein — translation MTDAVEVRSWGKIALVTCPLIVLLGSASGWLSNSGFGNPWFDGLQKPFFMPPGWAFGVVWPILYVLMGLSLAMILALPLSRERRSALFLFFVQLALNFAWSPLFFKAHDIALAKWVIFIMAALAALTAGRFMRLRKPAGLLLIPYLMWLVFAATLNSSIDVLNPGAGTSLFG, via the coding sequence ATGACTGACGCAGTTGAAGTGCGCAGCTGGGGCAAGATTGCGCTTGTCACCTGTCCGCTAATCGTCCTCCTCGGGTCGGCGAGCGGATGGCTTTCGAACTCGGGGTTCGGGAATCCGTGGTTCGATGGGCTGCAGAAGCCCTTCTTCATGCCGCCGGGCTGGGCGTTCGGAGTGGTCTGGCCGATCCTGTACGTGCTGATGGGGCTTTCTCTCGCCATGATCCTGGCGTTGCCGCTGTCTCGGGAAAGGCGCTCCGCGCTGTTCCTGTTCTTCGTTCAGCTGGCACTGAATTTCGCCTGGTCGCCGCTGTTTTTCAAGGCGCACGACATCGCGCTGGCCAAGTGGGTCATTTTCATCATGGCGGCGTTGGCGGCACTTACTGCCGGACGGTTCATGCGGCTGCGCAAGCCGGCCGGGCTGTTGCTGATCCCCTATCTCATGTGGCTGGTTTTTGCCGCCACGCTGAATTCCTCGATCGATGTGCTCAACCCTGGGGCGGGAACGTCGCTCTTCGGATAA
- a CDS encoding TlyA family RNA methyltransferase — translation MRADQLMVSRGLAESRTRAQALIMAGAVFSGEKKLAKSGEMLADDAPLEVRGKDYPWVSRGGIKLDHGLTHFGFDVAGTVALDIGSSTGGFTDVLLSRGAAKVFAVDVGTNQLAWKLRQDPRVVVHERTNARSLNASIITQAVDIVVCDASFISLFKVLQAPLKLAKPGAKLIALIKPQFEAGREEVGKGGVVRDPAVHERVCDEAKDWVELQGWTVLGITPSPITGPEGNVEFLLGAKMND, via the coding sequence ATCAGGGCAGACCAATTGATGGTTTCCCGCGGCCTCGCGGAGAGCCGCACGCGGGCGCAGGCTCTGATCATGGCAGGCGCCGTCTTCTCGGGCGAGAAGAAGCTCGCGAAGTCCGGGGAGATGCTTGCCGATGACGCGCCGCTGGAGGTGCGTGGCAAGGATTATCCCTGGGTGTCGCGGGGCGGGATCAAGCTCGACCATGGGCTCACGCATTTCGGGTTCGATGTGGCGGGCACGGTGGCGTTGGATATCGGAAGCTCGACGGGAGGGTTCACGGACGTGCTGCTCTCGCGCGGGGCAGCCAAAGTGTTCGCGGTCGACGTCGGGACGAACCAGCTGGCGTGGAAGCTTCGGCAGGACCCGCGTGTCGTGGTTCACGAGCGCACGAACGCCCGATCACTTAACGCCAGTATCATCACGCAGGCGGTTGATATCGTTGTTTGCGACGCGAGCTTTATCTCGCTCTTTAAGGTGCTCCAGGCGCCGCTGAAGCTCGCGAAACCGGGCGCGAAGCTGATCGCTCTGATCAAACCGCAGTTCGAGGCTGGACGCGAGGAAGTCGGAAAAGGCGGGGTCGTTCGCGACCCGGCCGTGCACGAACGCGTTTGCGATGAGGCCAAAGACTGGGTTGAATTGCAGGGCTGGACGGTGCTGGGCATCACGCCAAGCCCGATCACCGGGCCCGAAGGCAATGTCGAGTTCCTGCTGGGAGCCAAGATGAATGACTGA
- the dxs gene encoding 1-deoxy-D-xylulose-5-phosphate synthase: protein MSDRPHTPLLDTVQYPADLRKLSKDQLPQLADELRQEMISAVSVTGGHLGAGLGVVELTVAAHYVFDTPNDKLIWDVGHQAYPHKIMTGRRDRIRTLRQGGGLSGFTRRSESEYDPFGAAHSSTSISAALGFAIANKLGETPGRAIAVIGDGALSAGMAYEAMNNAAAAGNRLIVILNDNDMSIAPPVGSLRNSLARLVSSGKYLAPRKLAQKLARAMPEPLHVAARKMEEYARGMFTGGTLFDELGFYYVGPVDGHDVRALVEVLENVRDADIGPMLVHVVTQKGKGYAPAENSADKYHGVVKFDVVSGKQDKGPGGGPPAYQNVFGETLAKLADTDPKIVAITAAMPSGTGVDKFAAKHPHRAFDVGIAEQHAVTFAAGLAAQGMRPFVAIYSTFLQRAYDQVVHDVAIQNLPVRFAMDRAGLVGADGATHAGSFDLAYLCTLPNFVVMAPSDEAELAHMVKTMEVHDSGPIAVRYPRGEGRGVPLPDQPQALEIGKGRIVREGKKVAILSLGTRLAEAEKAADQLDAKGLSTTVADLRFAKPLDHELIRKLMTTHEVVVTVEEAAVGGVGAHVLTLASDEGLTDAGLKVRTMRLPDTFQEHDKPEKQYDEARINAPHIVETVLKALRVNSAGVEEVRA, encoded by the coding sequence ATGTCCGATCGGCCGCACACGCCTTTGCTGGATACGGTCCAGTATCCCGCCGACCTTCGAAAGCTGAGCAAAGACCAGCTTCCGCAACTTGCCGACGAGCTTCGGCAGGAGATGATTTCGGCTGTCTCCGTGACGGGCGGGCACCTCGGTGCCGGGCTCGGCGTCGTCGAGCTGACGGTCGCCGCTCATTACGTCTTCGATACGCCCAACGACAAATTGATCTGGGACGTCGGCCACCAGGCCTACCCGCACAAGATCATGACCGGTCGGCGCGACCGCATCCGTACGCTTCGCCAGGGCGGTGGCCTCAGCGGCTTCACCAGGCGGAGCGAGAGTGAGTACGATCCGTTCGGCGCGGCGCACAGCTCGACCTCGATTTCGGCAGCGCTTGGCTTTGCGATCGCGAACAAGCTTGGCGAGACGCCGGGGCGGGCGATCGCGGTGATCGGGGACGGGGCGCTAAGCGCCGGCATGGCCTATGAGGCGATGAACAATGCGGCGGCCGCCGGCAACCGCCTGATCGTCATCCTCAACGACAACGACATGTCGATCGCGCCGCCGGTCGGAAGCCTGCGCAACTCGCTCGCGCGGCTGGTTAGCTCGGGCAAATATCTCGCGCCGCGCAAGCTGGCGCAGAAGCTCGCACGGGCAATGCCTGAACCGCTCCACGTCGCGGCGCGCAAGATGGAAGAATATGCACGCGGCATGTTCACGGGCGGCACGCTCTTCGACGAGCTCGGCTTTTATTACGTCGGGCCGGTCGATGGACATGACGTCCGCGCTCTGGTTGAGGTGCTCGAGAATGTGCGCGACGCGGACATCGGCCCGATGCTCGTCCACGTCGTCACGCAAAAGGGCAAGGGCTATGCGCCGGCCGAGAACAGCGCCGACAAATATCACGGTGTCGTGAAATTCGACGTCGTCTCCGGCAAGCAGGACAAAGGCCCGGGCGGTGGACCACCTGCCTATCAGAACGTTTTCGGCGAGACGCTTGCCAAGCTGGCCGACACCGACCCGAAGATCGTCGCGATCACGGCAGCGATGCCGTCGGGCACCGGCGTCGACAAGTTCGCGGCTAAACATCCCCATCGCGCATTCGACGTCGGGATTGCCGAGCAACATGCCGTGACCTTTGCGGCCGGCCTCGCCGCGCAGGGCATGCGGCCGTTCGTCGCCATCTATTCGACCTTTCTTCAGCGCGCCTACGACCAAGTCGTCCATGACGTAGCCATCCAGAACCTGCCCGTGCGATTTGCAATGGATCGCGCGGGACTGGTCGGCGCGGACGGAGCGACGCACGCGGGCTCGTTCGACCTCGCGTACCTGTGCACGCTGCCAAATTTCGTGGTGATGGCGCCGTCCGACGAGGCCGAGCTGGCGCACATGGTGAAGACCATGGAAGTGCACGACAGCGGGCCGATCGCGGTGCGCTATCCTCGTGGTGAAGGGCGCGGTGTCCCGCTTCCGGATCAGCCCCAGGCGCTGGAGATCGGCAAGGGACGCATCGTCCGCGAGGGCAAGAAGGTCGCGATTCTATCGCTCGGCACGCGCCTCGCCGAAGCGGAGAAGGCCGCCGACCAGCTCGATGCCAAGGGCCTGTCCACGACCGTCGCCGACCTTCGCTTCGCCAAGCCACTGGACCATGAATTGATCCGCAAGCTGATGACCACGCATGAGGTCGTGGTGACAGTTGAGGAGGCCGCGGTCGGCGGCGTGGGTGCGCACGTCCTCACGCTTGCCAGCGACGAAGGGCTGACCGATGCCGGCCTGAAGGTCCGCACCATGCGCTTGCCCGACACATTCCAGGAACACGACAAGCCCGAAAAGCAGTATGACGAGGCACGCATAAACGCGCCGCACATCGTTGAAACGGTGCTCAAGGCCCTGCGCGTGAACAGCGCCGGCGTCGAGGAGGTCCGGGCGTAG
- a CDS encoding AAA family ATPase has translation MKRGFILGKFMPPHAGHVTLVQSARALVDELTVLVCSLPDNPIPGESRLAWMRELHPDCRVVAHTEPAPQQPEDDPAFWDIWTRIVAKQHPEKIDYLFAGEAYGAELATHVGGMFVPLGGRILRTDRNGIGGLSGEAIRAAPWSYWDYLPHPVRNHYALTVCLHGIESVGKSTLAELLADHYRTTFVPEYGRSHCETHGTDCREEDLMLIGEAQQAMITAARPWANRLLIADTDALMTAAWSQMMIGYMPDQLICHRKADLYLMLGNDAPFVDDGTRVYKTPEKREKFQRIARNALELSRTNFVDVSGSWDERFKTAVVAIDVLIEQRARGRAA, from the coding sequence ATGAAGCGCGGGTTCATCCTTGGTAAGTTCATGCCGCCGCACGCGGGCCACGTCACGCTGGTGCAGTCGGCGCGCGCGCTGGTCGATGAGCTGACGGTTCTCGTCTGCTCGCTTCCCGACAATCCGATACCGGGAGAATCCAGGCTGGCGTGGATGCGCGAACTGCATCCGGACTGCCGCGTCGTCGCGCATACCGAGCCGGCACCGCAGCAGCCGGAAGACGATCCAGCCTTCTGGGACATCTGGACGCGGATCGTCGCGAAGCAGCATCCCGAGAAGATCGATTATCTGTTCGCCGGCGAAGCTTATGGCGCGGAGCTGGCAACGCATGTCGGCGGCATGTTCGTGCCGTTGGGAGGGCGGATCCTCCGTACCGACCGAAACGGTATCGGCGGTTTGTCAGGCGAGGCCATTCGTGCGGCACCGTGGAGCTATTGGGATTACTTGCCGCACCCAGTGCGCAATCATTATGCGCTGACCGTCTGTCTCCACGGCATCGAGAGCGTCGGCAAATCGACCTTGGCGGAGTTGCTGGCCGACCATTACCGCACGACCTTTGTGCCGGAATATGGCCGCTCGCACTGCGAGACGCACGGCACCGACTGCCGCGAGGAAGATCTGATGCTGATCGGGGAGGCGCAGCAGGCGATGATCACCGCGGCGCGGCCATGGGCCAACCGGTTGCTGATCGCCGATACCGATGCGCTGATGACCGCAGCTTGGTCGCAGATGATGATCGGCTACATGCCGGACCAGCTGATCTGCCATCGGAAGGCTGATCTTTACCTCATGCTCGGCAATGACGCGCCGTTCGTCGACGACGGCACGCGCGTCTACAAGACGCCGGAAAAGCGCGAGAAATTCCAGCGCATCGCCCGCAATGCGCTGGAGCTGTCGCGGACGAATTTCGTGGACGTCTCCGGCAGTTGGGACGAGCGGTTCAAGACGGCTGTGGTAGCCATCGACGTCTTGATCGAACAAAGGGCGCGGGGCCGGGCCGCCTAA
- the pnuC gene encoding nicotinamide riboside transporter PnuC, whose amino-acid sequence MGGLEIAAAILGVINVVLVVRRSTWNYPFGIAMVALYLFVFWSAKLYSDALLQLFFFVIQIYGWWAWFHAAHLDHGVAVGWMDWRQRLPWIVGTTIAIVIWGTGMARLTDAAAPYVDATTAGLSVAAQILQSIRRVESWVLWIAVDVIAIGLFAWRGLFVTTALYGVFLILAVIGLLEWRRKAAE is encoded by the coding sequence ATGGGGGGCTTGGAAATCGCAGCTGCGATCCTGGGCGTGATCAACGTCGTCCTGGTCGTGCGCCGGTCGACCTGGAACTATCCCTTCGGCATCGCGATGGTCGCGCTCTACTTATTCGTTTTCTGGAGCGCGAAGCTCTACTCCGACGCATTGCTGCAGCTCTTTTTCTTCGTCATCCAGATCTATGGCTGGTGGGCCTGGTTCCATGCAGCACATCTCGACCACGGCGTTGCGGTTGGCTGGATGGACTGGCGGCAACGGCTGCCGTGGATTGTGGGGACGACGATCGCCATCGTGATTTGGGGCACGGGAATGGCGCGCCTGACGGATGCTGCGGCGCCTTATGTCGATGCGACGACGGCAGGCCTCAGCGTCGCAGCGCAGATTCTCCAGTCGATCAGGCGGGTCGAAAGCTGGGTGCTGTGGATCGCCGTCGACGTGATCGCGATCGGGCTGTTCGCCTGGCGTGGGCTTTTCGTAACCACTGCGCTTTACGGGGTCTTCCTGATTCTGGCCGTCATCGGCTTGTTGGAATGGCGGCGGAAGGCGGCTGAATGA
- a CDS encoding Fur family transcriptional regulator: protein MPRHDHQLHEGDALKEAARVRLTKEGEQWTGMREAVFESLASFEKPASAYDIAEAVSKTQGRRVAANSVYRILDLFVNSNLARRVESANAYVANAHPDCLHDCIFLICDVCGQTVHIDDDSLSGGVRQAAESAGFSAPRPVIEVRGKCGDCDDR, encoded by the coding sequence ATGCCGCGACACGATCACCAACTCCACGAAGGCGACGCTCTCAAGGAAGCCGCGCGAGTTCGGCTGACCAAGGAAGGCGAGCAGTGGACGGGGATGCGCGAAGCGGTGTTCGAGTCGCTCGCAAGCTTCGAGAAGCCCGCCAGCGCCTATGACATCGCCGAAGCTGTCTCGAAGACCCAGGGGCGGCGCGTTGCCGCCAACAGCGTCTATCGGATCCTCGACCTTTTCGTGAATTCGAACCTCGCCCGGCGGGTCGAGAGCGCCAATGCTTATGTCGCCAACGCCCATCCCGACTGCCTCCACGACTGCATCTTCCTGATCTGCGACGTGTGCGGGCAGACGGTGCATATCGACGACGACAGCCTGTCCGGCGGGGTTCGGCAGGCGGCCGAGAGCGCAGGCTTTTCCGCGCCGCGCCCGGTGATCGAAGTGCGCGGCAAGTGCGGCGACTGCGACGACCGCTAG
- a CDS encoding MerC domain-containing protein, with the protein MGLSGLCLVHCVATAVLIGFLASAGGFFGQPIIHEVGLSLAMMIGAFALGRGILEHGFVMPSAIGALGLGVMAGALSLPHDGREPIYTVVGVMILALGHRLNVLASE; encoded by the coding sequence ATGGGCCTTTCGGGCCTGTGCCTGGTGCATTGCGTCGCCACGGCGGTGCTCATTGGCTTCCTTGCGTCTGCCGGGGGGTTCTTCGGACAGCCGATCATCCACGAAGTGGGATTGTCGCTGGCCATGATGATCGGAGCGTTCGCGCTGGGCCGCGGCATCCTCGAGCATGGCTTCGTCATGCCGAGCGCCATCGGTGCTTTGGGCCTCGGCGTCATGGCAGGTGCGCTCAGCCTTCCGCATGACGGGCGTGAGCCGATTTACACGGTCGTCGGCGTGATGATCCTCGCTCTCGGCCACCGCCTCAACGTCCTCGCGTCGGAATAG